One genomic region from Sander lucioperca isolate FBNREF2018 chromosome 3, SLUC_FBN_1.2, whole genome shotgun sequence encodes:
- the LOC116056328 gene encoding galactose-specific lectin nattectin-like, which yields MRPVVVTSVLLLVVLMFMSDSAAEMCKTKYLPKPCKTKLGEGWVQMNKQFCVKAFYETLSYTDAQRVCSDNLYGNLVSIHNDDDQSQVQCAMYRANTRKANYWIGATLFESHVGKNVWTWTDGSRFDYNKWAPGQPDNYMKTESCVEMISWDSGFWNDASCTNKKSYVCAVLVS from the exons ATGCGTCCTGTTGTGGTTACTTCCGTCCTTCTTCTGGTGGTGCTGATGTTCATGTCGGACTCTGCAGCTG AAATGTGTAAGACCAAATATCTGCCCAAACCGTGTAAGACGAAGCTCGGTGAAGGTTGGGTCCAGATGAATAAGCAATTCTGTGTGAAGGCGTTCTACGAGACTCTGAGCTATACTGATGCACAg AGAGTCTGTAGCGACAACCTATATGGTAATCTGGTATCGATCCACAATGATGATGATCAGTCTCAAGTGCAGTGTGCCATGTACAGAGCCAACACCAGAAAAGCTAACTACTGGATTGGAGCCACACTTTTTGAG agtCATGTTGGGAAAAATGTGTGGACTTGGACAGATGGCAGTCGTTTTGATTACAACAAATGGGCTCCTGGCCAGCCTGACAATTATATGAAAACAGAGTCCTGCGTTGAGATGATCTCTTGGG ACTCGGGATTCTGGAACGATGCGTCCTGTACTAACAAGAAGTCCTACGTGTGTGCAGTGTTAGTCTCATAG